The following coding sequences are from one Triticum dicoccoides isolate Atlit2015 ecotype Zavitan chromosome 4A, WEW_v2.0, whole genome shotgun sequence window:
- the LOC119286847 gene encoding chlorophyll(ide) b reductase NOL, chloroplastic-like, whose product MATVAASLPLRAAARAGPAPPRAPPSDAAFFPGRPWQRRLAARGRPWGSVGWFRAEALPGGAGGPPRREPMAPPYNVLITGSTKGIGYALARKFLKAGDNVVICSRSAERVDSVANDLKKEFGEQHVGLSVMLEKALVDFARDKLEYIDIWINNAGSNAYSYKPLVETSDEALIEVITTNTLGLMLCCREAINMMWNQPQGGHIFNIDDGRPTPRFAAYGATKRSVVHLTKSLQVKPGMVTTDLLMSGATAKQAKFFINILAETADVVADYLVPNIREIPTKQSMKPTYIRFLTGLKAYSRIFSRIAFGARRNKYVAED is encoded by the exons ATGGCCACCGTCGCCGCCTCTCTCCCGCTCCGGGCCGCCGCCCGCGCGggcccggcgccgccccgcgcaCCACCCTCCGACGCAGCCTTCTTCCCCGGCCGCCCGTGGCAGCGCCGGCTggcggcgaggggccggccctggggATCGGTGGGGTGGTTCCGGGCGGAGGCTCTTCCCGGCGGTGCCGGCGGACCGCCGCGGAGGGAGCCCATGGCGCCTCCTTACAATGTCCTCATCACCGGTTCCACCAAAG GTATAGGATACGCGCTGGCAAGGAAGTTCCTCAAGGCTGGTGATAATGTTGTAATATGCTCAAGATCAG CTGAAAGGGTAGACTCTGTAGCCAATGACCTGAAAAAGGAATTCGGAGAGCAACATGT GGGACTGTCTGTGATGTTAGAGAAGGCGCTTGTAGATTTTGCGCGAGACAAGCTGGAGTATATTGATATTTGG ATCAACAATGCCGGATCAAATGCATATAGTTACAAACCATTGGTGGAAACCTCTGATGAGGCTCTAAT TGAGGTGATCACCACTAACACTCTTGGATTGATGCTATGTTGTCGTGAG GCAATAAATATGATGTGGAACCAACCTCAAGGTGGTCACATATTTAACATTGATGATGGAAGGCCAACCCCAAG GTTTGCAGCTTATGGTGCAACGAAGAGAAGTGTGGTGCACCTTACAAAGTCTCTACAGGTAAAG CCTGGCATGGTTACGACTGATCTTCTTATGTCTGGTGCTACCGCAAAGCAA GCAAAGTTTTTCATCAATATATTAGCTGAAACTGCTGATGTG GTTGCGGATTACCTTGTTCCAAACATCAGAGAAATCCCTACCAAGCAATCCATGAAGCCGACTTACATTCGCTTTCTCACAGGCTTGAAAGCCTACTCCAGAATATTTTCA AGAATTGCTTTTGGTGCTCGTAGGAACAAGTATGTTGCCGAGGATTAG
- the LOC119289171 gene encoding uncharacterized protein LOC119289171 has translation MFYCLAASKEGFLNGCRPFIGLDGCFIKLTTGQQILAATGRDGNNNIYPIAFGVVDKEDEESWTWFLTQLRCCIGSGNKFGTYTIISGRQKGLLKAINEVFPDSPQRFCLRHIYANFQAAGYRSKELKHCVDQASYSYTRHGHELGMAALKAQSEDAWKWLKNIEISAWARYAMDHTCKTDLVVNNLSEVFNKMILDVRAKPIRTMFEGIRTKQMIKRQQTRGKLQTCRWTITPNYSEILEENKKYAKHCQADKAGETIWQVTSKENQYCVDMETCTCDCKRWDMTGCPCSHAISALIKQKLHPEDYVNEFFKKPLYLEAYKAIIFPVPGPDCWPDTNTPDIQPPVFKEKAGKKQTARRKGEFEVPAPRDTSRMGTITCGNCNKTLRPRLQMRKTGHQENRAVYEDIAGSSRTVPLATARTTTVPAATPSASAPAPSASGPGPSASAPGPAPRAKRGRPKGRGRTRGFTAPRPASTSDNQVGTKRKRMTSSKLKGYFYCSGNY, from the exons ATGTTCTATTGTCTGGCAGCATCAAAGGAAGGGTTTCTGAATGGTTGCAGACCATTTATAG GGCTTGATGGGTGTTTCATCAAGTTAACCACTGGACAGCAAATTCTTGCTGCCACAGGAAGGGATGGCAACAACAACATCTACCCCATAGCTTTTGGTGTGGTTGacaaggaagatgaagaaagttggacTTGGTTTTTAACTCAGCTGAGATGCTGCATTGGTAGTGGTAACAAATTTGGAACATACACAATAATATCTGGCAGGCAAAAG GGGTTACTTAAGGCAATAAATGAGGTGTTCCCTGATTCACCTCAAAGATTCTGTCTTAGGCACATATATGCAAACTTTCAAGCAGCTGGGTATAGAAGCAAAGAACTAAAGCACTGTGTTGACCAGGCTAGCTACTCTTACACTAGGCATGGGCATGAATTAGGGATGGCAGCTCTGAAAGCACAGTCTGAGGATGCTTGGAAATGGCTTAAAAATATAGAGATCTCTGCTTGGGCTAGGTATGCTATGGATCATACTTGCAAAACAGATCTAGTTGTGAACAACCTTAGTGAAGTCTTCAACAAGATGATACTTGATGTTAGAGCCAAACCAATAAGGACAATGTTTGAAGGGATTAGAACCAAGCAGATGATAAAGAGGCAGCAGACTAGGGGGAAGTTGCAGACATGCAGGTGGACAATCACACCAAATTACTCAGAGATTTTAGAAGAGAACAAAAAGTATGCCAAGCACTGCCAGGCTGACAAAGCTGGTGAGACAATTTGGCAAGTAACAAGCAAAGAAAACCAATATTGTGTGGACATGGAAACATGTACATGTGACTGCAAGAGATGGGACATGACAGGTTGTCCTTGCAGTCATGCCATATCTGCATTGATAAAGCAAAAGCTCCATCCTGAAGACTATGTTAATGAATTCTTCAAGAAGCCACTGTACCTGGAGGCATACAAAGCAATAATTTTCCCTGTCCCTGGTCCAGATTGCTGGCCTGATACAAACACTCCAGATATCCAGCCTCCTGTGTTCAAAGAAAAGGCAGGGAAAAAGCAGACAGCAAGGAGGAAGGGTGAGTTTGAGGTTCCAGCTCCTAGAGACACTAGTAGGATGGGTACTATCACCTGTGGAAATTGTAACAAGACTCTAAGGCCTAGGCTTCAGATGAGGAAGACAGGACATCAG GAAAACAGGGCAGTTTATGAAGACATAGCTGGTTCATCTAGAACAGTTCCTCTTGCAACTGCAAGAACCACAACAGTACCTGCTGCAACTCCATCTGCATCTGCACCAGCCCCTTCTGCATCTGGCCCAGGCCCTTCTGCATCTGCACCAGGCCCTGCACCAAGAGCTAAAAGAGGTAGGCCTAAAGGTAGAGGGAGGACTCGTGGATTTACTGCTCCAAGACCTGCAAGCACTTCAGATAATCAAGTTGGGACCAAGAGGAAGAGAATGACAAGCTCCAAATTAAAAGGTTATTTCTATTGCAGTGGTAACTACTGA